In one Polynucleobacter sp. JS-JIR-5-A7 genomic region, the following are encoded:
- the nuoL gene encoding NADH-quinone oxidoreductase subunit L → MQLTLNIPVLCAIPLAPLVGSIIAGFFGTKLGGNRIGHGASQFVTILGVTIAFILSCNVLSQVMDGFYFNGTVYRWMQLGELNLDIGFLIDPLTATMMCVVTFVSLMVHIYTIGYMQGEEGYNRFFSYISLFTFAMLMLVMSNNLLQLFFGWEAVGVVSYLLIGFYFERQSAVFANMKAFLVNRVGDFGFILGIGLLLASTGSMQYDVIFAQNTALAAQTLPGTGWNLLTVACICLFIGAMGKSAQFPLHVWLPDSMEGPTPISALIHAATMVTAGIFMVSRMSPLFELSDVALSFILVIGSITALFMGFLGIVQNDIKRVVAYSTLSQLGYMTVALGVSAYPVAIFHLMTHAFFKALLFLAAGSVILGMHHEQDMRKMGGLWKYMPVTCLMMLLGNLALIGTPFFSGFYSKDSIIEAVAASHIPGSGFAYFAVMASVFVTALYSFRLYFWVFHGKARWGHADSHDHHHDHAEQGDDHAHHGLSPGEKPHESSLVVTLPLILLAIPSVIIGFYTISPLLFGTFFGDSIFIDLARHPVMKELEDEFHGPIAMAIHAFTSPVLGLVVLGVLTAAIGYLWAPKLPAVVAQIFAPLKKLFDNKYYLDDLNQAVFAKGLIWIGGVLWHRGDQKVIDGFFVNGSAYTVGRFAGVIRHLQSGYVYHYAFAMIAGLAVLLAWVLYAYLPFVR, encoded by the coding sequence TTAGTGGGTTCAATCATTGCCGGCTTCTTTGGCACCAAGTTAGGCGGTAATCGCATTGGTCACGGCGCAAGTCAGTTCGTCACTATCTTAGGCGTAACGATTGCTTTCATTCTGTCATGTAATGTTTTGTCGCAAGTCATGGATGGTTTCTACTTCAACGGCACCGTCTATCGTTGGATGCAATTAGGTGAACTCAATTTAGATATTGGCTTTCTAATCGATCCTTTGACAGCAACCATGATGTGCGTGGTGACCTTTGTGTCCTTAATGGTCCATATCTACACCATTGGCTATATGCAAGGCGAAGAGGGCTACAACCGCTTCTTCTCTTACATTTCCTTGTTTACTTTTGCCATGTTGATGTTGGTAATGAGTAATAACCTCTTGCAACTCTTCTTTGGTTGGGAGGCCGTAGGTGTTGTGTCTTATCTTTTAATTGGCTTCTATTTTGAGCGTCAATCAGCGGTATTTGCCAACATGAAGGCTTTCTTGGTGAATCGCGTAGGCGACTTTGGTTTTATTCTTGGCATTGGGCTATTACTAGCGAGCACAGGCTCAATGCAATATGACGTGATCTTCGCGCAAAATACTGCCCTAGCTGCGCAAACATTGCCTGGCACTGGCTGGAATCTGTTAACAGTTGCTTGTATTTGCTTATTCATCGGCGCTATGGGTAAATCAGCCCAGTTCCCATTGCATGTTTGGTTGCCTGACTCCATGGAAGGTCCAACCCCAATTTCTGCTTTGATTCACGCTGCAACCATGGTAACTGCTGGCATCTTCATGGTCTCACGCATGTCACCATTATTTGAGCTCTCTGACGTTGCCTTGAGCTTCATTTTGGTTATCGGCTCTATTACCGCGCTTTTTATGGGTTTCTTGGGGATTGTGCAAAACGATATCAAGCGCGTTGTGGCGTATTCCACATTGTCGCAATTGGGTTACATGACGGTAGCTTTAGGTGTATCTGCATATCCAGTTGCTATCTTCCACTTAATGACGCATGCTTTTTTTAAAGCCCTGTTGTTCCTTGCTGCTGGTAGCGTTATCTTGGGCATGCACCATGAGCAAGATATGCGCAAGATGGGCGGTCTTTGGAAATATATGCCTGTTACTTGCCTGATGATGCTATTGGGTAATTTGGCTTTAATCGGCACACCATTCTTCTCTGGTTTCTACTCTAAAGATTCCATCATTGAAGCGGTTGCTGCTAGCCATATTCCTGGTTCAGGATTTGCTTACTTTGCAGTTATGGCAAGTGTATTCGTCACGGCTTTATATTCCTTCCGTTTGTATTTCTGGGTTTTCCATGGCAAAGCACGTTGGGGTCATGCCGATTCACATGATCATCATCACGATCATGCAGAGCAGGGTGATGATCACGCTCACCACGGATTATCCCCAGGTGAGAAGCCGCATGAATCTTCTTTAGTAGTGACCTTGCCTTTGATTCTGTTGGCAATTCCATCCGTGATTATTGGTTTCTACACTATTAGCCCATTATTGTTTGGCACCTTTTTTGGCGATTCCATCTTCATTGATTTGGCTCGCCACCCAGTAATGAAAGAACTTGAAGATGAATTCCATGGCCCAATCGCCATGGCAATACATGCATTTACTTCGCCTGTATTAGGTCTAGTGGTGCTTGGCGTTTTAACGGCTGCTATTGGTTATCTCTGGGCTCCGAAGTTGCCTGCAGTTGTTGCGCAAATATTTGCCCCACTCAAAAAATTATTTGATAACAAATACTATTTAGATGATTTAAACCAAGCTGTATTTGCTAAAGGTCTGATTTGGATTGGTGGTGTCTTGTGGCATCGCGGCGATCAAAAGGTTATAGATGGCTTTTTTGTGAACGGCAGCGCCTATACAGT